CGGACTCCCCCGGCGAGGTCTTGGTGCCGGGACGACCACTTTTTATATCGTATCACGATAAAAATGTTTCGCCAGTAGCACGGGAAGGCGCGGCGTCGGCCACCCGGTTGACTGCGCTCCTCGCCGGTGGTTCGGTAGTGGACCTTCTTCGTGCGCGAAGGCACTCGCGCCCAACCACATATCCGGTCCCATCGCTCGATCCGTATGCGACTTTCGCGAAAATCACGGTCGACATCCGGCACCGCGGTAAGCCCGGCCCCTGCCGGACACGAAGGTGATTGCGCGCCAGTAAAGGTGGGGATGCCGCCGCTACCCCCTTTTCTAGCAACGGTCGGGGATTGGTGCGGTCGGTGATGTCGCCGCATGGGCGCCGGTCCCGCACCGCGCGAATAGGGGTTGCGGTAGAACTCGCCGGGAATCGGGCGGATATGCCTGGGTGGGCTTTTCGAGCTGTACTTCTCGTTCAGTACCGGGAGTAGTGCTGTCCAGTCGCCGGTTCGCCAGCGCAGATGCACTTTCGGCCGAGGTTTCGGTCCGAGGTCGCGGCGCAAAACCGAATACCGAGCGCATCGTGGGAATCCGGGCTGTGCGGACATGCCGTGCAGTACGGCGTTGATTCCAGTGCCCGTTCAAGGCTCGACACATTGGTCGCGTTCGACGCCATGGCGGCGCTCCAGTTCTCGGCCCTGCGATCGGGCCGGTTCGGGCGCCGAGGACGACATGGCTTGACCGCGCATGTTCGGGCCCTCGGCACCCTCAAGGCTACACGTGCCCGCCGGCTCCTTTGGCTCCGCGGGTGAACGACCCTCTCCCGGAACCTATTGCGATGACGCGTCGAGGGTTCACAACGTCCCGACGACCCTTCCTCGGCCCTCGGCGATCCTGTCGCAATTGCACCCGAACGAGTCCTCGATGCTTTCGTTGCGGAATCGTCCGCCCGTGCTCATCGCTCCGCTGCACGGGGCAGTGCGGGCGCTGATGCATGATGTGTTCCTGTGCGTCCTTCTTCTGAGGGAATCGGAAATCGTCTGCGCTGGAATCACGACCGCCAATCGGCGATACTTTGTCGACATTGCCGCGTCGGTGGCCGATCGCACGGCGGGGCGTTACGCACTCGTCGCCGTGGCATCGACGTCGGCGCTGTCTCCAAGGACTCGTCGCACGATGTCGGGCAATGCCCCGTTCAGGCGTGATGACCACGAGAACATCCCTGGTGTATCGTATGACGATATATAGTGCGGCGGTTCTGACGACTGAAGGGGCGAGGTGCCGTGACTGCAGAGGAGCACGTGGAGTCGGAGCCGTTGACGAAGCGGGATTTCGAGGCACTGGCACGTTTCCGCTTCGGTATCCGCCGCTATGTGCGCTTCAGTGAGGATACGGTCCGTGACCATGGCCTCACCCCGCAGCACTACCAGCTGCTGCTCGCACTCAAGGGATTTCCCGGCCGCGAATGGGCCACCATGCGAGAGTTGGCCGACCGCCTGCAGCTGCGTCATCACAGCGTGGTGGAGCTGGTCGACCGAGCGCAGAAGCAGGGTCTCGTGGAGCGCGCGCCGCACCCGTCCGACGCGCGAGCGGTACGGGTGGAGTTGACCGAGCACGGGCAGCTGATCCTGGCACGTCTGAGTGCGATGCACCGCGACGAACTGCTGCGCCTCGGACCCGCCCTCGAGTTACCCATCTGGGACGACCCTCCCCAGGATCGGTGACGTCGCGTCCGTTCGTCGACCGCCCGGGGCCGTGATCGGTCGCCCGCACATCAATCCCGGTTCCCATCAGCTGCCGGTCGGCGAAGATGCGATTGCCCGAGGGTCGGTAGGCACCGAGTGAGGAGCTGGCGCAGTCGGATCCCGGACATCGGGGACGTCGCGCTCGTGGGCGCAGGTTCTGCGGTAGGTGGTGCGACGTAGCCGGCCTCGGCGGGACTCGGGCGAACACCACAGACTCCGGCGATGCCGTCAAAACCTAGACGAGTCGGCGTTCGTCCAGTCGCGGAGCCAACTCGTCGGGGGGTCCTCTGTGAGCAGGTCGCCGGGCTGCAGCCACTCGTGTAGGTCCGCGTAGGTCATCGTGCGGTGCCCCTGAATGCGCCGGTGGAGCATCGACGGATCGAGGTCGCAGAAGTCGTCCAGCCCCATCGATGCCAGGATTTGTTGGGCGCTCGCGACGGTGGATCTCTGGAGGTTGTACACCCGGGTGGTCTTGTCCGGAACATTCAGTGCGCGGGCCCGGCGGGCGTCCTGGGTAGTGACACCGACGGGGCACCGGTTGGTGTGGCAGCGTTGGGCCTGGATGCAGCCGACCGCGAACATCATCGCGCGGGCAGCGAGGGTGAAGTCCGCTCCCTGGATCAGGCGTTTGATGATGTCGATTCCGTTGGCGACCTTGCCCGAGGCGCCGATCTTGATCCGGTCCCGCAGCCCGGTGCCCACCAACGCGTTGTGCACCAGCATCAGACCTTCGGTGAGCGGCATCCCGACGTGGTCCTCGAATTCGAGTGGGGCAGCCCCGGTTCCGCCCTCAGATCCGTCGACGATGATGAAGTCCGGGGTAATGCCGGTCTCGATCATGGCCTTGCAGATGGCGAGGAATTCCGTGCGGGAACCGACGCACAGTTTGAAGCCGATCGGCTTTCCGCCGGACAGTGCACGAAGTGTGGTGATGAAGTCGATGAGCTCGAGCGGTGTGCAGAACGCGCTGTGGGAGGGCGGCGAGATCACGCTCTGCCCGACCGGCACCCCCCGGGTTCGGGCGATCTCGGGGCTGACTTTCGCGGCGGGCAGTACGCCGCCGAGCCCTGGTTTCGCCCCCTGGGAGAGCTTGATGGAGATGCATTTGACCTGCGGAAGGGCGGCCTTGGCGGCGAACTCGCCGGGATCGAAGTGCCCGTCGGCGTCGCGGCAGCCGAAGTAGCCGGAACCGATCTCCCAGATCAGGTCGCCGACCTGCGCGAGGTGGTAAGGACTGATACCGCCCTCGCCGGTGTCGTGGGCGAACCCGCCGCGTGCCGCGCCCCCGTTGAGCGCCTCGATGGCGTTGCCCGACAGGGCGCCGAAGCTCATCGCCGAGACGTTGTACAAGGCGATGTCGTACCCCATGGTGCACTGTGGACCGCCGATCCGAACATGTGGTGTGTCATCGGAGGCCGGATGCGCGCGCAACGAGTGGGTGACGAACTCGTATCCGGTGGCGGTGACGTCCCGTTCGGTTCCGAACGGTTCCACGTCCTTGGTGCCCTTGGCGCGTTCGTACACCGTGGTGCGGGTGTCGCGGTCGAACGGTGTTCCGTCCGTGGATCGTTCGATGAAGTATTGTTGGATTTCGGGGCGTATCCTCTCGAGCATGAACCGGGCGTGGCCGATCACCGGATAGTTCCGCAGCACACTGTGCCTACGCTGCAGCAGATCCCAGGCGCCGACCATGGCGATCGCCGCCACGATCACCGTGCCGAGCAGCCACCACGCCGAGACGAAGAAGACCAGCAGCAGCGACGCCGACCCCAACACCCAGGCGCCCGCGATGACCAGCCACCGGATCATGGGAATCCCTCCCGGCGCGTGGTCGCGGACGCACCCACCCTCCGTTGCGACCCCCGCGCACCCGACCGAGCAGGTCCGGCCGAACCGGAAGCGCCGTCGGTAAATCCAGGAAGTCCCGACGAGTTCGAACAGACCTGTCGACACCACTGAGACGGGGGCGGTGTCTCGGGGGTTCGC
The sequence above is drawn from the Rhodococcus jostii RHA1 genome and encodes:
- a CDS encoding RGCVC family protein, translating into MASNATNVSSLERALESTPYCTACPHSPDSHDALGIRFCAATSDRNLGRKCICAGEPATGQHYSRY
- a CDS encoding MarR family winged helix-turn-helix transcriptional regulator, producing MTAEEHVESEPLTKRDFEALARFRFGIRRYVRFSEDTVRDHGLTPQHYQLLLALKGFPGREWATMRELADRLQLRHHSVVELVDRAQKQGLVERAPHPSDARAVRVELTEHGQLILARLSAMHRDELLRLGPALELPIWDDPPQDR
- a CDS encoding FMN-binding glutamate synthase family protein; translated protein: MIRWLVIAGAWVLGSASLLLVFFVSAWWLLGTVIVAAIAMVGAWDLLQRRHSVLRNYPVIGHARFMLERIRPEIQQYFIERSTDGTPFDRDTRTTVYERAKGTKDVEPFGTERDVTATGYEFVTHSLRAHPASDDTPHVRIGGPQCTMGYDIALYNVSAMSFGALSGNAIEALNGGAARGGFAHDTGEGGISPYHLAQVGDLIWEIGSGYFGCRDADGHFDPGEFAAKAALPQVKCISIKLSQGAKPGLGGVLPAAKVSPEIARTRGVPVGQSVISPPSHSAFCTPLELIDFITTLRALSGGKPIGFKLCVGSRTEFLAICKAMIETGITPDFIIVDGSEGGTGAAPLEFEDHVGMPLTEGLMLVHNALVGTGLRDRIKIGASGKVANGIDIIKRLIQGADFTLAARAMMFAVGCIQAQRCHTNRCPVGVTTQDARRARALNVPDKTTRVYNLQRSTVASAQQILASMGLDDFCDLDPSMLHRRIQGHRTMTYADLHEWLQPGDLLTEDPPTSWLRDWTNADSSRF